From one Gadus morhua chromosome 8, gadMor3.0, whole genome shotgun sequence genomic stretch:
- the LOC115548949 gene encoding dihydrolipoyllysine-residue acetyltransferase component of pyruvate dehydrogenase complex, mitochondrial-like, whose amino-acid sequence MDRIVPSNLDVPMGNRSKKRKVAHGTTAVVSKGKKARLEALQTPARIAKPSKLVPPPRPVPEAAVPATLEGVPPPRPVPEAAVPATLEGSVFVHSSKEICIQHVMIKHIQ is encoded by the exons ATGGATCGCATTGTTCCATCCAACCTTGACGTCCCCATGGGGAATCGCTCAAAG AAACGGAAGGTGGCACATGGAACCACGGCTGTGGTCTCCAAAGGAAAGAAGGCCCGCCTTGAG GCACTTCAAACTCCAGCAAGGATTGCCAAACCTTCGAAGCTGGTACCTCCCCCTCGACCTGTTCCAGAAGCTGCTGTACCAGCTACTCTGGAGGGCgtacctcctcctcgacctgtTCCAGAAGCTGCTGTGCCAGCCACTCTGGAGGGCAGCGTCTTTGTGCATTCGAGCAAGGAAATTTGCATACAACATGTAATGATTAAACACATTCAGTGA